The DNA window ACTCgttattaagaatttattgtcttatgtatttctttgggGAAGAGTGTTAATACTTAGTATTGCATAAGTATCCATGatttcactactatatatatttatttgatttttcgtaatactaaattaaatattaaataatattttattaatttgatcagtgtttgaataattgcatttaatctaaatatttacgttTCCCTTAACTAATAATTTAACGAGATTAGAAGCAGagcgtaataataatatatatatatatatatatatatattatatatatatattatatataaatatacatatgtactaaaattattatatatatatatatatatatatatatatatatatatatatatatatatatatatatatatatatatatatatatatatatatattataatgatacaGCCTTgtaacatgtatatttttgcaaatttaatatgttttctgttcttgttggtatattttctcttatattgtcGTGTGTTGTGTATAGTAATACTGTTTGTTGAAATGCcaagtgtcagatcttaaaagggttagtttgactgtgtgattttagagataagacaCATTTTGCTGTTAGAGTCATTTTTACACAGCTGGTAGGCTATTGTGTATTCAGGTGTTAGCCAAGGGTTCCCCAGTCATGAAAGGAAGTCCCCAACCCATTTAGCTGTCATCACAAGAGAGATGAGGTGACAGGTCTGGATAATATTTGTTGACTGAGGCGAGAGAGTAAAACCCTCTTTTTGCGAAGGTTTGTTTCCCAATtcacttaaactgtcattaaGAGGTATGGGATGAGaggtttagataacactggtTGGCCCAAAAGCCTGTTGTTTGAAAAGTGTGCAGGTAGGAAATCCCtgtctttaaaagaaaagtgTGCTGATaggctaaagagccctctttAACCCAGAGTGTGTCACATTACCAAAATCTCTCAGGGCaacatagatttcttttaaagtagaGTCTGGGAGGTTTTCATTGATGTAAGAGACCCTGTAGGAGTTagttggttggtctctctctctctcttattcctctcttccttcaaaacagagtaaaatttataacataaatttttgtggtcactagtaataatattccctttttgagatctgatcataggaaaagtgtattagaaGTGTTACAGGCACCtcatagaaagtgtgttttttgtgaattttacaaaggttttcccacgcttgtgtaaggtaaagtggatatttacctattattaccatgggagattttgccttagtgaaattattgttgataaatcttttgtgcatttttttgtgttcttgtgtttgcaatttcttagttttgtccaatttttgtgttggtgatttaacatttatttgcttagcattttatatattttgatactttaacattgcatacttgttttgattttcatttgttaagatttccttttcaaatcctgagtaattcttaatagtgtaaattttgcttagttaatgtaatttcttgataaattaaagttttgtgaattaattttgtttaagaactAATTAATTCTTGTATtgttttcagactgtgaattctaatgataaattttaaagttaaagataaatttttgtatttaaggttcttaaacacagtgtttcatttgttgaccaccagtgagtaggattaattgtgtgtgaataaggcaaagtgataaacatgttttgttccctttagttttgctgaagcgaattaagaccagggaaacaattatggCTGTTTGacggagtgatgccctttttctctagtatattttttgtgtaattccTAATACCTAATACATaccttgataaacttagtttgatttttcaagtgataagtaagttttaagggatcactgttacctttagagtgctcagtcataattttattgttatgagagctcaggtatctggctgaagtgaggtaaatttttggattttgtgacaatatgtgtatatatatacatatatatacatatatatacatatatgtgtgtgtgtgtgtacatccaaTATACCGAAGCCGTAACTGTCATCTTCCACAAACTGGATGTtagtttctgaatatatatatcatttgaaatGTCAGGTATCCTTGAGGGAAAGAATGTTAGATTTCCTTCTTGTACACCTTTTGAACAGCTATCAGACGTTTTGTCACGTGATGGAAATGAAGGAAGCGGAAGATCGAAAGACTGAATTCACCTTCACGGTTGTCGCCTACCGTTCATGTCACGAAATTACCTTCCCAAACTTGTTGGTGATTGGCACTTGGAACGGCGCTCTGGATTTCAGGCCCAGTCGATCCCCTTCCACTGTGACGAAAGAGTTGTAGGATCCCCGCATCCATATATTTTTAGACCATTTGGATctgcaaatatgaaaaaagatagataaaggGAATGACTGAAGGGGTAGACATAGAGAGGTAATATGGGCGGAATCCTTAAccaatttgattttatattttgttctctttccCATGAAGAAAATCTCAGGAAATCTGTACGACACCATAACTGAATTCAGTTATTGCTTCAGTACTGGCAAAGCTTCATTGAGTATCATGTTGATAGTTTGATAAAGaaatcttttattacaaattagtttttTGGAACCttcgtaaattattttattttttagttcccTTGTCTATTTTCCATCTAAAGTTTCTTTTAATGTACGTCAAACGTTTTTCTCAGATTAAAGCAAGAAATTCAAGAGATTATTAGAAATGTCTGTTCAAAGATAAATTAGCAAGAAgtggtgatttaaaaaaaaatgtcattctgTTCTAAAACATTAAGTCGTCACGTCCTGCAGATGACAACGTCGTCCAAAGTGTCGAGAGAAAATGATTTCAGACACGttactcctctttctctttcttgaagCAGGAAACGTGAAATGTGTTTGAAGCTGATCATCGTTACAAAAAAGGTCATAAACCTGGTAGGTAAACTGCCAAGTTGCTACGGAGTTGATTGCTCATGTGTGATGAAAGTGGAGAATAGAGGCCATGAAAGGGAACATGATCCTGTTCCTTGTGCAAGCAATACAGTAAGTAGTCAAACGAatgagtatatacagtacatatggaAACAGAAACTGAGAGATATCATAAAAATTGAGAGAAGGCACTTTGCAGTAATGTTAGAGCAATAGCTGACCTCCTGAAGAATGAAGGCGGTGGGAAGGTCTTCTTCGTAACTGCTTTCAGGAAACGCACGAGGTGATCCTTCACTTCGTCATCTGAGAGGGACTCCATGTGCAGGGCATAGCCTCCCGTGAGAAAACTCTGGAGTATAGGAGTTTGTTGGTGGATGCTCAGGTACTCCATAATGCCATAAAGCCAAGACTGGAAGAGTGAGTGagcatgtttttatattttcttggtgAGTAAAATAGTTtggatttgtattttatatgcCAATGCATTGACCAAAGTGAACAAATTAGTGAATAATTTGGGATTCTGTTATTCCTAATGTGTGTTGATAAGACAAACAAATCTTAATCTTCCCCTGAAGGGAATAAAACTGTGCTTTGGCTCTCTTGGGCATCAGCTGAGAACCACTTTTTCAGGATGACTAAGTGGTGTAGGCTAATCACACCCACAAAGTATGTGATCACTAGTATGATATCATAAGTGACGCACTCTTCCGCTTAGCTGCGCTGAAGCTTCTATCGCCAAGCTATTcagtttgttgttgttgcattAAGCCAGCACTATGCTAAAACAGGCTCTGGCTACTCGAAAGAAATTTAGTTAGGAGGGAATGAGGCACaattataggaaactgaaatcAAGTCATGTGAGCTTGAATCCCTTTTAAACGTTATGGTGTTCACCAGCTGAAAATTTATAGCAGCGAATCCCGGTATAGTTATAGctttaagaaggaaaagaagcaattgcagaaagagaaaagaagaaagaaggttGCAACTGTCTCAAgttgaaaaagaaagtgaaaactaGAATTATAATGTTCCAGCAATGTATATGTTCCAGCCTATGTATATAAAGCTGAATTTAATGACACCATCGGCAATTCCTAACCTATTTTTGTGTAACTTGAGATTCCAGTCATAAAAATAACACAATTGGAGAAATTCAGCAGACTCAATAAGAGCATTAGTTTTTCTACCAAACCTTCACAAAACGATAATTACGAAATATTTCGAAGCAATTAGCCACTCTCTCTTTTCGTGGTATTATTCATTTCAGAGATTTTCCACTTTACCTCATTCGCGGGCAGCGTCTTTGCAGTGAAAATAACATTCAAATCCAGAGGGCCAGACCCCCAccacgggctgtcccatccaATCTGAACTTTATCTGCAATGCCCAGTTCGATTTTCTGTAAGAGAGCAAATGCTTTCAATGTTACTGgtgtacatttttaaaaatacagctGATGCTTTGAATCAGTGTCGACAGTGAGTTCACAGAAGTTCACGGGGTCTCACATAAAGGCAGAGAGAGCTCTCACACCAAAAAGACAATAAGTTGATGAGGATCTCAGGTCAAACTACTAATAGAAAATGGAACCTCACGCAAAATGCAATTAGCTGACAGAGCTCAACTGAGTTCTCAGCTGAAATATAAGATATCAAAATTAATGCGAGCTCTAGTATGTTACTTGACTAaggtacaataaatttatttgactcctcaaatgaaataaggaatgtTTAAAGAGCTCTAGAAATGTACTCGTTAGTCGAGTTTTCACATTAAAATGTAAAAGCTGATTGTTTACTATGAAATAGTATTATTAAGACACACAACAAAGTATATTCATCTGTGATTCTCAGAGATCAAGCTACGGGAAATTCATGGAGTTCTTACATAAAGGCAATAACAGTTTACAGGAATTTCACAAAATCCAACGTTCCCATGGGGTCCTCACGCtgatataaaagttaaaaaggtTCTCAGAATTGAATATGATAATTGCCAGATGTTCTCACATTAAAATTGTCGCTGTAGGATGTCGGAAGGGCTGGCGAGAAAAGCTTGGTGTGTCTTTCCTTCAGGTGCCCAATAGACGCTGTGACAAGGACATAATCTGCAGTGTAAGCTTCCTGTGAAGACGTCACAACCACAGCCTTACGACTAGAGCTTGATTTCCAGAAGATCTTGCAGACTGGCGAGGACATTTTGATATTTGAGCTAGGAATGCTTTTCTGTAATGAGATTCATGGGTCAGATTCCTGTGACGTTAAAGGAACAAGAATTTATCGATGGTGaacttcaaattttaattttgtaccaATTGTTGCTCTGAAGCGACTCAGTAGTATCAGTGCATCGAATTTTACAACTCGTTATATGCTCCCTCATCATCTGCTCTTTCAACTCCACCCGACTGGTCGCCTACTTTCTATTGATATAGTCTCCTCACTTCCTGTTTATCAAATTCACTTCTCATCACCTTGACAGTCACATCATCACCCACAACACCATGAGTGTCAAATTTTTAACTTAGTAGTGCCCTAATAGAGCCATGGTGGCATATCTTCATTATTGTACTAATTTTTTCACACATTTGTAAGTGTTCAttacattaaaagattttgtaacTCACCTTAGTATAATTGATGAGGGTGTCATATCCATTAGCCCACTGATTCCACTCATCCAGACCCCAGTCAGTGAAGTGGTCAGCATCTCGTCCGGACTGATTTCTCCAGTCGTAGGTTCCTGTATCCTTGACCACCCACTGGaaaacaaacataattatatCACATATAATCGTCAATGACCATAAAGTTTTTAATGCCAAGTATATTGTTGAACCAATCAGTTAACCTTAGACAGAACTGCACTTCAGATTACAGTACTGCCTGTCACCACATCGATGACgagttcctgtttttttttatttaaggtaaccATTCATGAACTCTGTGTGCACCTTTTTGttataaatagtgaaaaaaaatgttatgcagATCATTAGTGTTTCAAGATCATGTAACGTAGCCGGATGTAATTTCAAATCGCAGAATGATAAAGTGCAAAGAAAAGGAAGCCGAATGAGTAAATGATTTCATCGAGATGGGAGACCTTTGGAAAAGTATACACGAAATATTGTGTTGATTTTATCCAAGGCAGACAATCACAGGCGACTGACGTGTCAACTTTAATCATGCTCTCTTTTGCTGGTTTGACGTGGAGCAGCGATATCTACTTCCTGTCAATGAATGATAAAAGAGAAGTCAACAAAGAGAGACAAGAGGAAGACGACGGGAGTTCTTTCtggaaaatgtgtaaataaaaagaaatttagtatCACAGACCGTTGTGATAAGACCCAGTGATCGGGACAACTACAGTAATGCGctactatataaatttatttataaatatacaaaagtcaTCATAAAAGAGTTAGTGAGTTTTGATTTTCATGGTTTTAGCATTGCTGGTTGATTCGTAGTAGAAgtatttttatgactaaaaacTTGATTGTTTAATCCCTAAAAAACTATTCAAGGATTTGATTCTATACAAGTATTTAttgcaatataaataaatggttgCACTGTTCAAAGTGCTGGTTAGGATAAGATTAAATGAGGCTGTGGGCCTATACCATGCTTAAGCTCCCTGTACCATTGCTAAAGCTTTTCTGACTTGCATTGCACCCTTTGTCAAGGAAGTATTCCTTTGTTGACTTATCAtcagtgatttgtttttattccttctttcacAATGGGCGTCATTTTCAGTTTAAGCTCTTATTGCAGGTTAATGGCCTTTTGCCTTGGTTTGTGTGAGTCTTTCCTGCCAAAGGGGCCAAATGTTTACGTCGAGACAAGGATTGGGTGCGTTGATAATTCCCTCAGCAAACTCCAAATCTTACTGATCATTAATACAATAGATTAATCTTTAAAATGCTTAATAGGCCTGAGTAAtcataaaaaggaagaaagtggCCATGCACGATTTGGGAATTGTCAAGAATAGATAAGGTTGTATCTCAAGGTAAACTttaaaagacgagagagagagagagagagagagagagagagagagagagagagagagagagagagagagagagagtacaaaacacttttttattcctctcatcCCTTAAGCACTCTTTTAGTGTGAAAAGTTATTCTTTAAATAGATCGTCATGTTAAGGACCCAGGGGTAGATGCTTCATAGGCCGGTTCATGTTCCCACTGTATGCAATAACTGTTCCTActttattctctccctctccctctcctttctaCGCACTTTCCATGTCCTCTCGCAGATTATATGCTTCTTATCTCTCATTATAAGTTTGAAAATGAAAGCTTCTAGTGTAATTTCCCGCTAGGAAATGAGATGCCTTTGAACCAGGTGGTTGGAACACCTGTGATAAAACTAGATGCCTCGTGACCTCTTTATTCCTTTATCATATACCAGCATGATGACGCACAGCGGAAAATGTGGCACTAAACTCTACAGGTGACCTACACATTCGTGTATAGAGATGTGTACgtagcgcgcgcgcgcactcaaacacacacaaacaaagtctTGTGTATTGCTTAGACTGcgtgtctatataatatatatctacagctAGCAAAGGTAAATGTACAGGTTTCAAATAGATGGATATGAATATGTAGATATACAAGTATTTGATGTTCACGGATCTTGATTTTCGCATTTCCTTGAAGTTTCGCGTCGGTTTCAAGAAATAAGTGTAACGGAGGAAGTATTAAGTTGCTTTGTATATCCAGGCAAACGCCGCTATTAATGTCAGTTAAATTTTCACATAGTGATACTTCTGAATGATATTGTAACCTTTCTACTCAGGCTGTCTTGCCAAAGCGTTGCTTATCGCAGCATCACACGTGAACACCTACTGTATGGCATCCTCACAAGTGTTTCTTCATCTGGCATTCTGAGCTTTACTTTTGGCGCcttttctcctcccttttcttgtatctgtgacatttttttaatgatgtgccgataataataataataataataataataataataataataataataataataataataataatgattaatccATGTAGCAAGGTTTGTGTTAAGAAAGTCAAAAATTCTAGAccaagagagagtgaaagagataaACAGTGATTCGAGTAGCGcgctaaatttcattattttaattcgaAATTGTAATCCTAACCTTTGATTCTTAAGAAATTCCTACTTGCTGTATTAGTTTAAATCAATTTGTGTCTAtcggtatattgtatacattcgtatatacatatatgtgtgtgtttgtgtatatatatacgtacatatatatatatatatatatatatatatatatatatatatatatatatatatatatatataattacagtcaggtggtcaaagtcactgtacttGTTTCTGAGCCAGCGCATGGCTAGAATCCTGGCCGACACAGAAGCACTTACggattataattcctcttcggcTTAAGTTATTCCAAACGTACAGAGAATTCAGTATCAAACGATACTGTTTTAATATTTGGGAATATATATGCGTACACGCGCAGGTTGTATGAgcgtattatatatgtatatatatatatatatatatatatatatatatatatatatatatatatatatatatatatatatatatatatatatatatatatatatatatatatatatatatatatatatatatatatatatatatatatatatatatatatatatatatatatatatatatatatatatatatatatatatatatataaatcaaagttgAAGGCGGTTGTTAAAAAAACCGACGAATGGCAGCGAGTTTGGGAAGGACAATTCCGTTTTtacctttcaatgtactttatttagCTGATGTCTCAGGACCATCTGTCCCATTATCAAAGCTACAAATTAAAGAATAAgtattaaaaatagactcaggctaaaaaaaatttttttttacataatataaaataataaaggtataaaaggaaatatgataaaaaagaacaaagtttacCGAGTAGTACTGAAGGTAAAAACTGAATGACACTCAAGTCCCTTTTGGCTCcgacggaaactcacgagaggtgcTGCGTTGTTGACGTGATATGGGGAACTAGCTGTTTAATGAAAATTGATTCCATTACTGACAGCTGATAGTCATTCGGatctttgcctattattttaaaatctttctagttgattttatatttacatttttttggcGTGATCTCTTATGCATGAGAAGAcggggtttgataattttacACCCGTTCAATAAccaacgccacgatgagagtctaatctcaccttcaataacctacgagtggagccacGTACTTCCCAGGTCACACCTGGggcaattaaacaaataaatgactgcaaaggtcatcaaagggtgaagactttctttatatttaaacaaggaCCTAATCGTCATTGGGTTACTAGGTATTAATGTTAGTTCAACAGCAGgtaaatatttgttcattgtCGTAAATTAGTGGGACACCTGCGTAAAAAGATAGTTTAGTACTGTTGGTATTTCAAATTTtgggtgaaaaatattatttaaaatttaataaagatgTTTGTAAAAAAGCTTAGATGGAaagcagttattaataaaatactgaagGCCCTGTAGAAGAGGGTAGATAGggagtttaacttaaaattaaagaaacaatgactATACAAATTTGAACCCTGGCCAGTAAAAGTTTTTAGGAACAAACTTTTACTGATAAAGGGAcagatggtcctgaaacgtcagctaAATAAAGTATATCGAGAGGAAAAAAGCAATTGTCCTTCTCCccaaactttaatatatatatatataatatatatatatatattatatatatatatatatcatacacacacacacacacacacacacatatatatatatatatatatatatatatatattatatatatatatatatatatatatatatatatcttgctgtCACATACGTGACAATTTCATGATTTTACAGACTGCATCAATTACGGCTCTAATTTTCTGGCGAAGTAatattgactgttttttttttttattaattataaaaggaCATTGACATTGTTATTTCTTCTattgtgtgttattttttgttcGTACTTTGAACCTCACTCATTCTGAATACAGAAATGAGATCTTTTGATTATGAACGTATTGGAACCATGACATGGAAAGGAGAGTTACAGTGAGTCATTTTACCTCTTTAGTGCCTCGTAGAGCAACCACCCTGGCCgtaaaaatacatatgaataaaagacTCAGCTCTGAAGTCCAGCCAAACAAGTGCTGGGCTGTGGAGCAAACTCGGTCCATTATTTCAGATATTAAGAACATTCCAGGACCTACTAAGACATTCCAACGGAAAAGTAGCCGTTTTTCCTTGTACTAGACTCTTGGGTGGGTTTTCTGAttgatttataataaagaaatataccaTAGTTTGTCTTCACAGTCTCAGCAAttctaaacattatatatatattgtattatcattattactgaagggattatcattttgttttcatcatcGTTATAAGCagagtttctctttattttcttgaattcttgGCACTAAGATATTTTGAGACCACCGAAATcgatatcctttaataaaaagtttaaacttGACCGTAGGCTTTCTTTGCCGTAATTACTTTAAGATGTGTACTGTAAAACCTTTGCATTTCGACATAATTTGGATAATATTTCCATTGAGAAACcttaaaatttgaaagaaaattaatccaAGAAAGCATTGTGCTTATGCAATATATGGAAATGGAGATGAGGGACAGCAGACTCTCAATACCTGCTACTATGTTTCCTTTCTGGTGCTCTATACCAAATGACAACAGACTCGTCAGTGTCAGTGACGATTCATTCTCTGACACTGATTGTTATAGTTGAAGTCAAgctctctttatttcttattttgcgttGGCTGTGGGTAAGGACCTAAGCTTACCATGTGCAAGTAATGAAGCCAGGCGTCTTTCTCCGATGACACAGCTCCGAAATTCTGGTAAACATTCGGAAATCTGTTAAAAGGAAAGATGTTTGATAATTACGAAGGGATGAAAATGTTAATTCTTACTGATACAAagtatttcattatgaaaacggAAATAAAGGGGAATGATTACATCCTGAAAGGAATGACCGATCATTCCAGACAGTTTGTCTGACACAGATCCGAATTAGTTGCTCTTTGTCAAAACGAAATAGTGAACTCTGGTGACGAAAAAATGGAATCGTGTTTTCGAAAAGAATTAGCCACTGGAAGGAGACTCTGAAATTAACTCTGAAGGAATGCATATGTAATACAATAACGGGTATTATTAATCATACAGGCACAAAGATGATGGAATGAAATCAAAATTGATTTGACTCGAGAGTTTATGACAGGTCTAAATAGGAAACTTAGGGCGAGGATTTGTAAGTCTTCGTTAATTTTTTCCATCTCAACAATGCGCTTGTGGTATTGTTGCTGGGCATCGATTGTCACTGGTCATCTAGGTCATCCAGTATATTACTTTCTACGATGACCTTGATCTACTGTAGTTCTCTAAATCACACCATACTGTATTCTCTCTTGTACCAGGCTCGGTCAGTCCCAGATCTTGTTAGCCAGGTTGAGAATCAacaacttttcagtttttctttagtCTTGTTAATGAATTCTTGCGAAGTAAAGAAGGTTCTCAAAGAATTCCTTGATTACTTTTATTCTGGAATGGCTGCATTCTTGACAAAGTAGTTTGTTAAGCAGCAGAGGCTATATTGCTGGTTTTTCAAGTGTCAGTCTAGCAAAAATTCAGAATGGTGAAATGTTTCGACAATCTTCTGTACTGTTGCTCTAATGTTTACACAATTTCTAGTACTTGTCCTGCCTTTGAGTAAGACGATTATTCTAGAATGAGGCCAACAGGTCACTGATCAGCGCATGAGTATAATGAATTTAGCttgttgtattttcataattttcaatatcattttaCACCTCTTAAGCTCTGTCACCAACCCATGTTTATACATCCTTTTATATCTCCTAAATATGTAAATAGCCTGTTTGCACTCATGGGCAAATAAGACCTATGTCTGTCTAATCAGATTCATGTACTGGGGCATATTTAGTGTAAAATTTGAACAGGAATGAAAAGAGTAAACCTAACTAGTTTTTGACAAGTTTTGTTTCTAAACTTAAAGGCCACCTTTTACTTCCAGTTATATTGTCACAGTTTTTCCAGTGCAATTTGATTGCACAAAGAGTCCAAACTGTTTTACTCTGAAGTAGCCGTTTCTATTTAGCATTCTGATAAAGTTCTCCCGGCAGCTCTTGATGGATGTCGTTTTTCGGCGATAAAGAATTGTCCATACAGTATCTTGTTCTTCAGCCCTCTGAGCGCCTCAGAAATTTCTCGATACTGAAAGCCTTATTATGTACTCTTGCTGCAGGGATCTACTCT is part of the Macrobrachium rosenbergii isolate ZJJX-2024 chromosome 9, ASM4041242v1, whole genome shotgun sequence genome and encodes:
- the LOC136842108 gene encoding spermine oxidase-like isoform X1, encoding MKLGERTLFSWPLVFLLPIFVIPGTAGETHVCDGISGDYDTWNGKAVGSYKVVVVGGGIAGLEAMKTLIAGGIKNIVLLEAQDYLGGRVKTYRQGSILVEDGAEWIHGGYMNPLYGLAESLGGLTQPLPDEAYDWRVRTQDGQVGDEFGYLAAARVMEKCEVNSILANYHDKGYGECYIDQFPNVYQNFGAVSSEKDAWLHYLHMWVVKDTGTYDWRNQSGRDADHFTDWGLDEWNQWANGYDTLINYTKKSIPSSNIKMSSPVCKIFWKSSSSRKAVVVTSSQEAYTADYVLVTASIGHLKERHTKLFSPALPTSYSDNFNKIELGIADKVQIGWDSPWWGSGPLDLNVIFTAKTLPANESWLYGIMEYLSIHQQTPILQSFLTGGYALHMESLSDDEVKDHLVRFLKAVTKKTFPPPSFFRRSKWSKNIWMRGSYNSFVTVEGDRLGLKSRAPFQVPITNKFGKVIFWAGEHTSTDRYGTVDGAMLSGRSAAKAIITDNSSRP
- the LOC136842108 gene encoding spermine oxidase-like isoform X2; this translates as MKLGERTLFSWPLVFLLPIFVIPGTGETHVCDGISGDYDTWNGKAVGSYKVVVVGGGIAGLEAMKTLIAGGIKNIVLLEAQDYLGGRVKTYRQGSILVEDGAEWIHGGYMNPLYGLAESLGGLTQPLPDEAYDWRVRTQDGQVGDEFGYLAAARVMEKCEVNSILANYHDKGYGECYIDQFPNVYQNFGAVSSEKDAWLHYLHMWVVKDTGTYDWRNQSGRDADHFTDWGLDEWNQWANGYDTLINYTKKSIPSSNIKMSSPVCKIFWKSSSSRKAVVVTSSQEAYTADYVLVTASIGHLKERHTKLFSPALPTSYSDNFNKIELGIADKVQIGWDSPWWGSGPLDLNVIFTAKTLPANESWLYGIMEYLSIHQQTPILQSFLTGGYALHMESLSDDEVKDHLVRFLKAVTKKTFPPPSFFRRSKWSKNIWMRGSYNSFVTVEGDRLGLKSRAPFQVPITNKFGKVIFWAGEHTSTDRYGTVDGAMLSGRSAAKAIITDNSSRP